The bacterium genome includes a region encoding these proteins:
- a CDS encoding MBL fold metallo-hydrolase, which translates to MRIEIFTSGIFKANSYVVGPETGRDALVIDPGGNVRPILAFIRGENLRVVGILNTHADADHCTGNAALKRATGAPILIHEADADRLTRFSFLAIAHGRLTLSPPADRRLADGDTVAVGPYDFEIIHTPGHTPGGICLKYKKALFTGDTLMAGSIGNTDRGRASWEKLAESILERLFVLSDDVQVYPGHGPRTNIGRERHANIFVRHHPDKIEKWLLDAMSRELKESTEK; encoded by the coding sequence ATGCGGATCGAAATATTCACCTCCGGCATCTTCAAGGCGAACAGTTACGTCGTCGGGCCGGAAACCGGGCGCGATGCGCTCGTCATCGACCCGGGCGGAAACGTGCGCCCGATTCTCGCGTTCATCCGCGGCGAAAATCTACGCGTGGTCGGCATCCTCAACACGCACGCCGACGCCGATCACTGCACGGGCAACGCGGCGCTGAAACGTGCGACGGGCGCGCCGATCCTGATCCACGAGGCCGACGCGGATCGGCTGACCAGGTTCTCGTTTCTTGCGATCGCGCACGGACGCCTGACGCTCTCGCCGCCGGCCGATCGGCGTCTTGCCGACGGCGATACCGTGGCCGTGGGGCCTTACGATTTCGAGATCATCCATACGCCGGGGCACACGCCCGGCGGCATCTGCCTGAAGTACAAAAAGGCGCTGTTTACCGGCGATACCTTGATGGCCGGGTCGATCGGAAACACCGACCGGGGCCGCGCCTCGTGGGAAAAGCTCGCCGAGTCCATTCTCGAACGCCTGTTCGTGCTGTCGGACGACGTGCAGGTCTATCCCGGCCACGGCCCGCGCACGAACATCGGCCGCGAGCGACACGCCAACATCTTCGTGCGCCATCATCCCGACAAGATCGAAAAGTGGCTTCTCGACGCGATGAGCCGCGAGTTGAAAGAATCGACGGAGAAGTGA
- the tdh gene encoding L-threonine 3-dehydrogenase translates to MKAIAKTGPEAGAAMIETDIPRVGPRDVLVKVRATSICGTDLHIYNWDDWAKARVPVPMVFGHEFTGEVVERGADVTEIAIGDRVSAETHIVCGVCYQCRIGAKHICENTSIIGVDRPGCYAEYISIPAKNAWKNSPDMPDEIASIQEPLGNSVFAVTEGSVVTGKVVAIFGMGPFGQMAIAVAKAYGAAHIIAVEPQPYRRDMATRMGADYVIDPSTENVVERVKALVGGPHVDIVVDMSGTQAAIRDGFAVLTNGGRFTFFGLPSKRIDLDLANDIIFKGANVIGISGRKIWQTWYTVKEMLETGRLAIRPVITHIIPFEKFEDGFALMRSGECGKVVMKVVG, encoded by the coding sequence ATGAAAGCCATTGCCAAGACCGGCCCCGAGGCGGGCGCGGCCATGATCGAAACCGACATCCCGCGCGTCGGGCCGCGCGACGTTCTCGTCAAGGTGCGCGCCACGTCGATCTGCGGGACGGATCTGCACATCTACAATTGGGACGACTGGGCCAAGGCGCGCGTGCCCGTGCCGATGGTGTTCGGCCACGAGTTCACCGGCGAGGTCGTCGAGCGCGGCGCGGACGTGACCGAAATCGCCATCGGCGACCGCGTCAGCGCGGAAACGCACATCGTCTGCGGCGTGTGTTACCAGTGCCGCATCGGCGCCAAGCACATCTGCGAAAACACCAGCATCATCGGCGTCGACCGCCCAGGCTGCTACGCGGAATATATCTCGATCCCCGCGAAAAACGCCTGGAAAAACAGCCCCGACATGCCCGATGAGATCGCCTCCATCCAGGAGCCGCTCGGCAACAGCGTGTTCGCCGTGACCGAGGGTTCGGTTGTCACCGGCAAGGTCGTCGCCATCTTCGGCATGGGCCCGTTCGGGCAGATGGCGATCGCGGTCGCCAAGGCCTACGGCGCGGCGCACATCATCGCGGTCGAGCCCCAACCCTACCGGCGCGACATGGCCACGCGCATGGGCGCGGACTACGTTATCGATCCCTCGACGGAAAACGTGGTCGAGCGCGTCAAGGCGCTGGTCGGCGGCCCGCACGTGGACATCGTGGTCGACATGAGCGGAACGCAGGCCGCGATCCGCGACGGTTTCGCGGTGCTGACAAACGGCGGTCGCTTCACGTTTTTCGGCCTGCCCTCAAAGCGCATCGATCTGGACCTGGCTAACGACATCATCTTCAAAGGCGCGAACGTCATCGGCATCTCCGGCCGCAAGATCTGGCAGACCTGGTACACGGTGAAAGAGATGCTCGAAACCGGCCGCCTTGCCATTCGCCCGGTCATCACGCACATCATTCCCTTCGAGAAATTCGAGGACGGCTTCGCGCTCATGCGTTCGGGCGAGTGCGGCAAGGTGGTGATGAAGGTGGTGGGGTAG
- a CDS encoding type II toxin-antitoxin system PemK/MazF family toxin — protein sequence MNAPRRKSNPKRGEIYLTDFDPTRSAEIQKKRPALIIQNDLSNEYSPITIVAPITSRFNERLYPTEVFVAAGGGGLTADSVVLLNQIRAMDKRRLIRRLGALEPRTMKDVDRALTISLALIDL from the coding sequence ATGAATGCGCCGCGACGGAAATCCAATCCGAAACGCGGCGAGATTTACCTGACAGATTTTGACCCGACTCGAAGCGCGGAAATCCAGAAGAAGCGCCCCGCTCTGATCATTCAAAACGATCTATCGAACGAATACAGTCCAATAACCATCGTCGCGCCGATCACGTCGCGCTTTAACGAGCGGTTGTATCCGACAGAAGTATTCGTCGCCGCGGGCGGCGGCGGATTGACGGCGGATTCGGTCGTTTTGTTAAATCAGATTCGAGCGATGGACAAACGCCGTTTGATCCGGCGCCTTGGCGCCCTTGAGCCACGCACGATGAAGGACGTGGATCGGGCGCTGACGATCAGCCTCGCGCTGATCGACCTCTAA
- a CDS encoding ribbon-helix-helix domain-containing protein encodes MNVRINVTLPESTVRMLDRVAPKGERSALIDAAVRQYVEKKGRATLRKLLKEGAIVHAKRDLEIAEEWASLDTDER; translated from the coding sequence ATGAACGTTCGAATCAATGTCACATTGCCGGAATCCACGGTTCGGATGCTGGATCGCGTCGCTCCGAAGGGCGAACGCAGTGCACTCATCGACGCGGCCGTACGCCAGTACGTTGAGAAAAAAGGCCGGGCTACCTTGAGAAAACTGCTGAAAGAAGGCGCGATTGTCCACGCCAAGCGCGACCTTGAAATCGCTGAGGAATGGGCATCGTTGGACACGGATGAACGATGA
- a CDS encoding CRTAC1 family protein — protein MSIMSIRSIFVLLLLAALSMAAGCSCGDDDDDDDNDNVSDDDAADDDEADGDDDDDDDDDAGDDDSVYECVDEATVVESDEPGAPIDREALYASICPDATDPAANVEAQYALDDGVKKAGRGGLEPGDIEAIQVIAPHPFHVTSVDLYFFGGCGDVIVRLLPDVCGSEPDRYGDLITPIRLAIPEEAGWVRVELPPRDFWRYPADKFWVAYEHVTEEPLLGVDGTDNYHLRSRYYSADWAAANAPFQWGVAGHNYMVRANGYTFCEKESETFTDVTTDIGLPGDLHRQRTVWADIDGDGWDDIVVSRGGYDEEGFSVYHNDEGMFVDVTDASGLNGYYAGFSVWADFDNDGDIDVYLGVNTPVTDAVDAPSTVLLNDGTGVFTEKESNGVDVMFEGDRPSTSAAAAADYNGDGVVDLYVGNWLVEYPNIPSFPDVLFAGNGDGTFTDVTDASAIGVLAGRPTYGVTWTDYNNDGLADIFVSEYGRVKNVFWENQGDGTFVNVADDANLDSPRGNRPGNTFASDFGDIDNDGDLDAYLAEISHPRYQPSSEPSSMNLNSGAPDFFYTEVTDALGFTCDEGEIDVSFVDFDNDGRLDVFLSDLYEGHYGRLYRQLDDGTFMDVTYWAGIEMHDCTNHAWGDFDRDGDLDLLVTRRSGGFVTHVFRNDVGQDNNWATFRLTGVTSNRSACGARVTLVAGDLTQIREVQCAKGHASSTPSLPVEFGLGDKTTIDEVKVLWPGGAEQSWDDPPVKRFIDLTEDVAAFDYYDD, from the coding sequence ATGTCCATTATGTCCATTCGGTCCATTTTCGTGTTGCTTCTGCTTGCGGCGCTGTCCATGGCCGCCGGCTGCTCGTGCGGCGACGACGACGACGATGACGACAACGACAATGTCTCTGACGACGACGCGGCCGACGACGACGAAGCGGATGGCGATGATGATGATGACGACGACGACGACGCGGGGGACGACGACTCGGTTTACGAGTGCGTCGACGAGGCGACGGTCGTCGAAAGCGACGAACCGGGCGCGCCGATCGACCGCGAGGCGCTCTACGCCTCGATCTGCCCGGACGCCACGGACCCGGCCGCGAACGTCGAGGCGCAATACGCGCTCGACGACGGCGTAAAAAAGGCCGGGCGCGGCGGGCTCGAACCCGGCGACATCGAGGCGATTCAGGTCATCGCGCCGCACCCGTTCCACGTCACGAGCGTCGATCTTTATTTCTTTGGCGGCTGCGGCGATGTGATCGTCCGCCTTTTGCCGGACGTGTGCGGATCCGAGCCGGATCGCTACGGCGATCTCATCACGCCGATCCGCCTTGCGATACCCGAGGAGGCGGGCTGGGTGCGCGTGGAGCTGCCGCCGCGCGATTTCTGGCGCTACCCCGCCGACAAGTTCTGGGTGGCTTACGAACACGTGACCGAGGAGCCGCTGCTCGGCGTGGATGGAACGGACAATTACCACCTGCGCAGTCGCTACTACAGCGCGGACTGGGCCGCCGCGAACGCGCCGTTCCAGTGGGGCGTCGCCGGGCATAACTACATGGTGCGGGCGAACGGCTACACCTTCTGCGAGAAGGAGTCGGAGACCTTCACCGACGTGACGACCGACATCGGCCTGCCGGGCGATCTGCATCGCCAGCGCACCGTGTGGGCGGACATCGACGGCGACGGCTGGGACGACATCGTGGTGTCGCGCGGCGGATACGACGAGGAAGGCTTCAGCGTGTACCACAACGACGAAGGGATGTTCGTCGATGTGACGGACGCCTCCGGCCTGAACGGCTACTACGCCGGCTTTTCCGTCTGGGCCGATTTCGACAACGACGGCGACATCGACGTGTACCTCGGCGTCAACACGCCCGTGACGGACGCGGTCGACGCGCCGTCCACCGTGCTGTTGAACGACGGCACGGGCGTGTTCACCGAAAAGGAATCGAACGGGGTGGACGTGATGTTCGAGGGCGACCGACCCAGCACGTCGGCCGCCGCGGCCGCGGATTACAACGGCGACGGCGTCGTGGACCTCTACGTCGGCAACTGGCTCGTGGAGTATCCGAATATCCCGTCGTTCCCCGACGTGCTCTTCGCGGGCAACGGCGACGGCACGTTCACCGACGTGACCGACGCATCGGCGATCGGCGTGCTCGCCGGGCGTCCCACCTACGGCGTGACATGGACGGACTACAACAACGACGGACTCGCCGATATCTTCGTGTCCGAATACGGCCGCGTGAAAAACGTGTTCTGGGAAAACCAGGGCGACGGCACCTTCGTGAACGTGGCGGACGACGCGAACCTGGATTCGCCGCGCGGCAACCGCCCCGGCAACACCTTCGCGTCGGACTTCGGCGACATTGACAACGACGGCGACCTCGACGCGTACCTCGCGGAGATCAGCCACCCGCGCTACCAGCCGTCGAGCGAGCCGAGCAGCATGAATCTCAACTCCGGTGCGCCGGATTTTTTCTACACGGAGGTCACCGACGCGCTCGGCTTCACGTGCGACGAGGGCGAGATCGACGTGTCGTTCGTCGATTTCGACAACGACGGCCGGCTCGACGTGTTCCTGTCCGATCTCTACGAAGGGCACTACGGCCGCCTCTATCGCCAACTCGATGACGGCACGTTCATGGACGTCACGTATTGGGCCGGCATCGAGATGCACGACTGCACGAACCACGCCTGGGGAGATTTCGACCGCGACGGCGATCTCGACCTGCTCGTCACGCGCCGGTCCGGCGGATTCGTCACGCACGTCTTCCGCAACGACGTGGGGCAGGACAATAATTGGGCGACGTTCCGCCTGACCGGCGTGACCTCGAACCGCTCCGCGTGCGGCGCGCGCGTCACGCTTGTCGCGGGCGACCTGACGCAAATCCGCGAGGTGCAGTGCGCCAAGGGCCACGCCAGCAGCACGCCGTCCTTGCCGGTCGAATTCGGCCTGGGGGACAAGACGACGATCGACGAGGTTAAGGTGCTCTGGCCCGGCGGCGCCGAACAGTCGTGGGACGACCCGCCGGTGAAGCGTTTCATCGACCTGACCGAGGATGTCGCCGCATTCGATTACTACGACGATTAG
- a CDS encoding S9 family peptidase: protein MTPARAWKTRLYRAARRRRAIPLGAALVAALLVAMWPAAPGKDADGQGFDDGGDDDDTPAPGRGDAARLPPRVGYHGADYDAMCGWLDDFRAGANIDETDYLGDFSELSCAVNAHRCVRGYEKFLDRNRSRAREITQARLDDMLTVPPPLFVKLPRPDVLAKKLANRLNIEFLLDRLERRRMTVEVVSTRVDADSCEKEILILDEDVGAFRVVILAPRDPEEFLPAIVAAHGHGDSIEIFRTDYGGETYPAHGYLIAMVSGRAMLADKVESDISRRLLLAGFSLLSLHVYEQLLAHRYVASLTAVEPDRIGLIGHSGGAVVANVTVRVRPRAFHALVSDSDANYLDRAPNDPYQNSTVPAIYAYSAIINQFSTAPLHVLRPAYGFVDPRTGTSLLSQIFEFWDKYLNVRKTNGDAS, encoded by the coding sequence ATGACCCCCGCCCGGGCGTGGAAAACGCGCCTGTACCGCGCCGCGCGCCGGCGCCGGGCAATACCCCTGGGCGCCGCGCTCGTGGCCGCGCTGCTGGTCGCGATGTGGCCCGCCGCGCCGGGAAAAGACGCGGACGGACAGGGTTTCGATGACGGCGGCGATGACGACGACACGCCGGCGCCGGGTCGCGGCGACGCCGCTCGCCTTCCGCCGCGCGTGGGTTATCACGGGGCCGATTACGACGCCATGTGCGGCTGGCTCGACGATTTTCGCGCGGGCGCGAATATCGACGAGACGGATTACCTGGGCGATTTTTCCGAGCTTTCCTGCGCCGTGAACGCGCATCGGTGCGTGCGGGGTTACGAGAAATTTCTCGATCGAAACAGGTCGCGCGCGCGCGAAATCACGCAGGCGCGGCTGGATGACATGTTGACTGTCCCGCCGCCGCTTTTCGTCAAGCTCCCGCGTCCAGACGTCCTCGCGAAGAAGCTCGCGAATCGCCTGAACATTGAGTTTCTCCTTGACCGGCTCGAACGAAGGCGAATGACGGTGGAGGTCGTTTCGACGCGCGTGGACGCCGATTCGTGCGAAAAGGAAATCCTCATCCTCGACGAGGATGTGGGCGCCTTTCGCGTCGTCATCCTCGCACCCCGGGATCCCGAAGAATTCCTTCCGGCCATCGTCGCGGCGCACGGGCACGGAGACAGCATCGAAATCTTTCGGACGGATTACGGCGGCGAAACGTACCCCGCGCACGGGTACCTCATCGCGATGGTCTCCGGCCGCGCGATGCTGGCCGACAAGGTCGAGTCCGACATCTCGAGGCGCCTCTTGCTCGCCGGCTTTTCGCTGCTGTCGTTGCATGTGTACGAGCAACTGCTGGCGCACCGGTACGTCGCGTCGCTCACGGCCGTCGAACCCGACCGCATCGGGCTGATCGGCCATTCCGGTGGCGCGGTCGTCGCGAACGTCACCGTGCGCGTGCGCCCCCGAGCCTTTCACGCCCTGGTGAGCGATTCCGACGCCAACTATCTCGATCGTGCGCCGAATGACCCCTACCAGAATTCGACCGTGCCCGCGATTTATGCGTACAGCGCCATCATCAATCAGTTTTCGACCGCGCCGCTTCACGTCCTCAGGCCGGCGTACGGCTTCGTCGATCCGCGCACCGGGACGTCGTTACTGTCCCAAATCTTTGAGTTCTGGGATAAATACCTGAATGTACGCAAGACAAACGGAGACGCATCATGA
- a CDS encoding right-handed parallel beta-helix repeat-containing protein codes for MNHGQNVDTHESVFEKYDAPRYHRTQRFVAASSQNLFRRRDFPVDIRQGTRYFEKISVQPRPPEPRPPEPRLEGKSMAGSYYINPDRPDDTGNGLSWATAKKTIQGLVDILTGPVEGETKVYLAADATAAFSGDVQMRGISAIGEDAKLVFEPRSTDNSTVVWNEDNYEGHTYSPFESTETGAFDITADDKPVELPLQFDIRDCRHVEFRGFKIIGTSGFVLAQLTLINSASGVKFVYCRHEEKSTGIASLGNSNVDAENCYFLRNNVAVYAGHGGNFNLIGNNYIVEPYKHGILGWMGGNLLVSPWDESFDYYTTEVRTNLSRPSFEAIKLVGKSVMSIWQGFGLLDEISIGKVRVYNANRVLSPKYLGVVLESQSMVVGASQFEFLTLNAKSEDQNMPAAQRFVAARGERCLVIG; via the coding sequence TTGAATCATGGGCAAAATGTCGACACGCATGAATCGGTATTTGAAAAGTATGACGCACCGCGTTATCACCGCACGCAACGATTTGTTGCCGCGTCGTCACAAAATCTTTTTCGGAGACGTGATTTTCCCGTTGACATTCGGCAGGGAACGCGGTATTTTGAGAAAATATCGGTGCAGCCACGACCTCCGGAGCCACGACCTCCGGAGCCACGCCTGGAGGGAAAAAGTATGGCGGGCTCCTATTATATCAATCCGGATCGACCTGACGACACCGGCAACGGGCTTTCGTGGGCGACGGCGAAGAAGACCATTCAAGGTTTGGTCGATATCCTGACGGGTCCGGTCGAAGGCGAGACGAAGGTCTACCTCGCCGCGGACGCCACGGCGGCCTTTTCCGGCGATGTTCAGATGCGCGGAATTTCGGCGATCGGCGAAGATGCCAAGCTCGTCTTCGAGCCGCGCTCGACGGACAATTCGACCGTCGTCTGGAATGAGGACAACTACGAAGGGCACACGTACAGCCCGTTCGAAAGCACGGAAACCGGCGCCTTCGATATCACCGCCGACGACAAACCGGTCGAGCTGCCCCTGCAATTCGACATTCGCGATTGCCGGCATGTCGAATTTCGAGGATTCAAAATTATCGGCACGAGTGGATTCGTCCTCGCGCAATTGACACTGATCAATAGCGCGAGCGGCGTGAAATTCGTGTACTGCCGGCATGAGGAGAAATCGACAGGAATCGCGAGTCTCGGCAATTCCAACGTGGACGCCGAAAATTGCTATTTCTTGCGAAACAACGTCGCCGTGTATGCGGGCCACGGCGGGAATTTCAACCTGATCGGCAACAATTACATTGTTGAGCCATACAAACACGGGATTCTCGGCTGGATGGGCGGAAATCTCCTTGTCAGCCCGTGGGACGAATCGTTCGACTATTATACGACAGAGGTCCGGACGAATCTGTCGCGCCCGAGTTTCGAGGCCATCAAGCTTGTCGGAAAGTCGGTGATGAGCATCTGGCAGGGCTTCGGCCTGCTTGACGAGATTTCTATCGGAAAGGTTCGCGTCTACAATGCCAATCGCGTCCTTTCTCCGAAGTACCTTGGCGTCGTCCTGGAATCGCAATCGATGGTGGTCGGTGCCTCGCAATTCGAATTCCTGACACTCAACGCGAAGAGCGAAGATCAAAATATGCCTGCGGCGCAACGATTTGTGGCCGCGCGCGGTGAACGCTGTCTCGTGATAGGATAG
- a CDS encoding sel1 repeat family protein, whose product MKFAVDWYDIAEACKRDSFDACKQRLRAYNESLPIDIRYSKENLRLNADMLETLCHARHPQACGMAGSIYDDGPIRDDERAANFYSIGCSSGDYVACANLGWEYYSADGVDLDTELALYHTTFACNMGVDFACRNLGVFYENGIGIPVSSDMAVDLYEYACFTGDFIACSNLGVLSANVYEGRGDVFFFFEMACGAGYGRGCGNLAEMYSSGYGLPVDFEIAFDLFRQGCARGDWWSCLKFATLLDEKIDQHAEEIYDRAESLAHRACLDGDYHACEANI is encoded by the coding sequence GTGAAATTTGCCGTTGACTGGTATGATATCGCGGAGGCGTGTAAACGCGATTCATTTGATGCTTGCAAGCAGAGGTTACGCGCCTACAACGAGAGCTTGCCTATTGATATACGTTACAGCAAAGAAAATTTGCGTCTCAATGCAGACATGCTAGAGACATTGTGCCATGCGCGCCACCCGCAAGCATGTGGAATGGCTGGGTCGATCTACGATGATGGCCCGATTCGTGATGACGAACGGGCGGCAAATTTTTATAGCATAGGATGTTCAAGCGGCGACTATGTCGCTTGTGCCAATTTGGGCTGGGAATACTATTCTGCTGATGGAGTGGATCTCGATACCGAATTAGCACTATATCATACGACGTTCGCGTGCAATATGGGAGTGGATTTTGCTTGTCGAAATCTGGGTGTCTTTTATGAAAACGGCATTGGGATTCCGGTTAGCTCGGATATGGCGGTCGATTTATATGAATATGCCTGTTTTACGGGCGACTTTATTGCATGTTCGAATTTGGGCGTGTTGTCGGCTAATGTATATGAAGGGCGCGGTGACGTGTTCTTTTTCTTTGAAATGGCGTGCGGCGCCGGGTACGGACGCGGTTGTGGCAATCTTGCCGAAATGTACTCGAGCGGATACGGGCTACCGGTGGATTTCGAGATAGCGTTCGATTTGTTCCGACAGGGGTGCGCGCGTGGAGACTGGTGGTCCTGCCTGAAATTCGCCACATTGCTGGATGAAAAGATCGATCAGCATGCCGAAGAGATTTATGATCGAGCGGAAAGTCTCGCGCACAGGGCATGCCTTGATGGAGATTATCATGCCTGTGAAGCTAATATATAA
- a CDS encoding cation:proton antiporter, protein MTHSPFLYDLLVIVVAAVIAAALVRKVHFPTVAGLLLAGALVGPYGLALTSDVERINQLAEIGVILLLFTIGLELSLSRLAKNARLVLAGGGMQVAFTILAVAVLAAFAGLSTRRAIFFGFLFALSSTAIVLRVLMERSELDAPHGRMILSVLIFQDLCVVPMMLLTPILGGQTGDSVGLSVAIALAKAAIVVAATVLVARVVIPPIFARVDATRSREVFVLAVIGVCAGAAYATEYAGMSLALGAFLAGLMLSDTEYGHRAMTDVLPLRDVFLSVFFVSMGMLMDVRLFATRPVAVAAMLAGFLLLKGAIAGIIALASGAAPRTSWLTAVGLAQFGEFGFVLAGAGHAAGLADTEDLHLVLTAGVLSMFATPILIAAAPRFAGERLFSRLSRLSRAKDWDETPPPARIADHVVIVGYGLAGRHLATTLRRARTPYLLYELNAETVRRARREGEPIHYGDITSPETIHKAGAERARAVVLLINDPQAARRAIHAIRHHAPKTPIFARARYAVEAEHLSAMGASEVVIEEVEGAHAVARLLMERLTVVNDVNEK, encoded by the coding sequence GTGACGCATTCGCCGTTCCTCTACGACCTTCTCGTCATCGTCGTGGCCGCCGTCATCGCGGCGGCGCTGGTGCGCAAGGTGCATTTCCCCACCGTCGCGGGCCTTCTGCTCGCCGGTGCGCTCGTGGGGCCGTATGGGCTTGCCCTGACAAGCGACGTCGAGCGCATCAACCAGCTTGCCGAGATCGGCGTCATCCTGCTGCTGTTCACGATCGGGCTCGAGCTGTCGCTCTCGCGCCTCGCGAAAAACGCGCGCCTGGTGCTAGCCGGAGGCGGCATGCAGGTGGCGTTCACGATTCTCGCCGTGGCGGTGCTTGCTGCGTTCGCGGGGCTTTCGACGCGGCGGGCGATCTTCTTCGGCTTCCTGTTCGCGCTCTCGTCCACCGCGATCGTGTTGCGCGTGCTGATGGAGCGCTCCGAGCTCGACGCGCCGCACGGTCGGATGATCCTGTCGGTATTGATCTTCCAGGACCTGTGCGTCGTGCCGATGATGCTCCTGACGCCGATCCTCGGCGGGCAGACGGGCGACAGCGTGGGGCTATCGGTGGCGATCGCTCTCGCCAAGGCGGCCATCGTCGTCGCGGCGACGGTCCTCGTCGCGCGCGTCGTCATCCCGCCGATCTTCGCGCGCGTCGACGCCACGCGAAGCCGCGAGGTCTTCGTGCTCGCGGTCATCGGCGTGTGCGCGGGCGCGGCCTACGCCACCGAATACGCCGGCATGTCGCTTGCGCTCGGGGCGTTTCTGGCGGGGCTCATGCTCTCGGACACGGAATACGGCCATCGCGCGATGACGGACGTCCTGCCGCTGCGCGACGTCTTCCTTTCCGTGTTCTTCGTCTCCATGGGCATGCTGATGGACGTGCGTCTGTTCGCGACGCGGCCGGTCGCCGTCGCCGCGATGCTCGCGGGCTTTCTGCTTCTCAAGGGCGCGATCGCGGGCATCATCGCGCTGGCGTCCGGCGCCGCGCCGCGCACGTCCTGGCTGACCGCCGTGGGCCTCGCGCAGTTCGGCGAGTTCGGCTTCGTGCTCGCGGGCGCGGGGCACGCCGCGGGTCTCGCGGACACGGAGGACCTGCACCTGGTGCTGACCGCCGGCGTGCTGTCGATGTTCGCGACGCCGATCCTCATCGCCGCCGCGCCGCGCTTCGCGGGCGAGCGCCTGTTTTCGCGGCTCTCGCGCCTTTCGCGCGCGAAGGACTGGGACGAGACGCCGCCGCCCGCGCGGATCGCCGATCACGTCGTCATCGTGGGCTACGGCCTTGCGGGCCGGCACCTGGCGACCACCTTGCGCCGTGCGCGCACGCCATATCTGCTCTACGAGCTGAACGCGGAGACGGTGCGCCGCGCCCGGCGCGAGGGCGAGCCGATCCACTACGGCGACATCACGAGCCCGGAGACGATCCATAAGGCGGGCGCCGAACGCGCGCGGGCGGTCGTGCTGCTCATCAACGATCCGCAGGCCGCTCGCCGCGCGATTCACGCTATCCGCCACCATGCGCCGAAAACGCCGATCTTCGCCCGCGCGCGTTATGCCGTCGAGGCCGAGCACCTCTCGGCAATGGGCGCGTCCGAGGTGGTCATCGAGGAGGTCGAGGGCGCGCACGCGGTGGCGCGGTTGCTGATGGAGAGATTGACTGTTGTAAACGATGTCAACGAGAAATAG